A single region of the Microcella sp. genome encodes:
- a CDS encoding FAD-dependent oxidoreductase yields the protein MTTPRTYVIVGGVAGGMSTATRLRRLDENARIIVIERGEHVSFANCGLPYHVGGVIDDRSALILQTPESLGARFALDVRVRTEAVAIDREARTVTVRALDSGDEQSLSYDALVLSPGASPLRIPIPGVERGLVLRDIADMDRIIDAATDAHRVVVAGAGFIGLELAENLRHRGLDVAVVEMLPQVLRPFDAEMAHIVAQRLRANGVELHLGTALSGIEPDHVVLDGGAATLPADLVVLSVGVRPESGLARDAGLDLDARGYIVVDAHQRTSDPAIFAVGDAVVKQRFDGDPSPVWLAGLANRHGRLAADAIAGRPHAAVPALGTAVIGLFGLTAAAVGRTERELRDEGREIRVIHTHPTDHAGYYPGAEQLSLKLIVNAGTDAILGAQAVGGGADKRIDIIATAMAGGIPARGLADLELAYAPQFGSAKDPVNMLGYVDDNLIDGEQSVQWHELASRMAEGWKLVDVRTADENALGAIPGSELITLDSLREHAERLRGERVIVTCKVGQRGHTAAALLRQYGVTVANLDGGYTTWRAGTAAVSTP from the coding sequence ATGACCACACCGCGCACCTATGTCATCGTCGGCGGCGTCGCCGGCGGCATGTCGACCGCCACCAGGCTCCGCCGCCTCGACGAGAACGCTCGCATCATCGTGATCGAACGAGGCGAGCACGTCTCGTTCGCCAACTGCGGGCTGCCGTACCACGTCGGCGGAGTCATCGACGATCGCAGCGCTCTCATTCTGCAGACTCCAGAGTCGCTCGGCGCCCGCTTCGCGCTCGACGTGCGCGTGCGCACCGAAGCCGTCGCGATCGACCGCGAGGCGCGCACGGTCACGGTGCGCGCGCTCGACAGCGGCGACGAGCAGTCGCTCAGCTACGACGCACTCGTGCTGAGCCCCGGCGCCTCGCCTCTGCGCATTCCGATTCCTGGGGTCGAGCGCGGTCTCGTGCTGCGCGACATCGCCGACATGGATCGCATCATCGACGCGGCGACGGATGCTCACCGAGTCGTCGTCGCCGGCGCAGGCTTCATCGGCCTCGAACTCGCTGAGAACCTGCGACACCGCGGCCTCGACGTCGCCGTCGTCGAGATGCTGCCCCAGGTGCTGCGGCCCTTCGACGCCGAGATGGCGCACATCGTCGCGCAGCGGCTGCGCGCCAACGGAGTCGAGCTGCACCTCGGCACGGCGCTCAGCGGCATCGAGCCCGACCACGTCGTGCTCGACGGGGGAGCCGCGACACTGCCCGCCGACCTCGTCGTGCTCTCGGTGGGGGTGCGGCCCGAGAGTGGGTTGGCACGCGACGCGGGTCTCGATCTCGATGCCCGCGGCTACATCGTCGTCGACGCGCACCAGCGCACGTCAGATCCCGCGATCTTCGCCGTCGGCGACGCCGTCGTGAAGCAGCGCTTCGACGGCGACCCGTCTCCCGTGTGGCTCGCCGGTCTCGCCAACCGGCACGGCCGCCTCGCGGCCGATGCCATCGCCGGTCGGCCGCACGCCGCCGTGCCCGCGCTCGGCACGGCCGTCATCGGGCTGTTCGGGCTCACCGCCGCCGCGGTCGGTCGCACCGAGCGAGAACTGCGCGACGAGGGCCGCGAGATCAGGGTCATCCACACCCACCCGACCGACCATGCCGGCTACTACCCGGGTGCCGAGCAGTTGTCGCTCAAACTCATCGTCAATGCCGGCACCGATGCGATTCTGGGCGCGCAGGCTGTCGGCGGCGGCGCAGACAAGCGCATCGACATCATCGCGACGGCGATGGCCGGCGGCATTCCGGCTCGCGGCCTCGCCGATCTCGAGCTCGCCTACGCCCCGCAGTTCGGCTCGGCGAAAGACCCCGTCAACATGCTCGGCTACGTCGACGACAACCTCATCGACGGCGAGCAGAGCGTGCAGTGGCACGAGCTCGCGTCGCGCATGGCCGAGGGCTGGAAGCTCGTCGACGTTCGCACCGCCGACGAGAACGCCCTCGGGGCGATTCCGGGCAGCGAGCTCATCACGCTCGACTCGTTGCGCGAGCACGCAGAGCGCTTGCGCGGCGAGCGTGTGATCGTCACGTGCAAGGTCGGTCAGCGCGGCCACACCGCGGCGGCGCTGCTTCGGCAGTACGGTGTCACCGTGGCCAATCTTGATGGTGGGTACACGACGTGGCGGGCCGGAACCGCAGCAGTCTCGACCCCGTGA
- a CDS encoding oxygenase MpaB family protein, with protein MARPALTTRLRGRVLTMFSGEPDGTPDWVRVLETGDDEGYFGPGSAVWQVHSGMPTVVAGIRALLMQTLHPGAMAGVHDHSRFREDPLGRLAGTVRWVLTTTFADRAQARAACEWVARLHESVRGEYLDAEGNLVAYSAADSDLIAWVHCVFADAFIGSHETWGGAISGGSDRYVAEWATAGILMGMPDPPRTRAELDARIASYLPVLRRDARVDDAVRWLRNPPLGRGIGPAYRMLFAGAVASLPSPYRTLLGLRRPWWPALTITRAALWWLRLVLGPESSSLSYTKRRLARLSGTQSAGPTPTR; from the coding sequence ATGGCCCGACCCGCCCTCACCACGCGACTGCGCGGCCGGGTGCTCACCATGTTCTCAGGAGAACCCGACGGCACCCCCGATTGGGTGCGAGTGCTCGAGACCGGAGACGACGAAGGCTACTTCGGGCCAGGCTCGGCCGTCTGGCAGGTGCACAGCGGCATGCCGACGGTCGTCGCCGGCATTCGAGCGCTGCTCATGCAGACGCTGCACCCGGGCGCGATGGCCGGGGTGCACGACCACTCGCGCTTTCGCGAAGACCCGCTCGGGCGGCTCGCCGGAACCGTGCGATGGGTGCTGACCACCACGTTCGCCGATCGCGCGCAAGCGCGAGCGGCGTGCGAGTGGGTCGCTCGCCTGCACGAGTCGGTGCGCGGTGAGTACCTCGACGCCGAGGGCAACCTCGTCGCATACTCGGCCGCCGACAGCGACCTCATCGCGTGGGTGCACTGCGTCTTCGCCGATGCGTTCATCGGCAGTCATGAGACCTGGGGAGGCGCGATCAGCGGCGGGTCTGACCGGTACGTCGCCGAGTGGGCGACGGCCGGCATCTTGATGGGGATGCCCGACCCCCCTCGCACCCGCGCCGAGCTCGACGCCCGCATCGCGTCGTACCTTCCCGTGCTGCGACGAGACGCCCGCGTCGACGACGCCGTGCGGTGGCTGCGCAACCCGCCGCTCGGCAGAGGCATCGGGCCGGCCTACCGCATGCTGTTCGCCGGCGCTGTCGCCTCGCTGCCCTCCCCGTATCGAACGCTGCTCGGCCTGAGACGACCGTGGTGGCCAGCCCTGACGATCACCAGAGCAGCGCTGTGGTGGTTGCGGCTCGTGCTCGGGCCGGAGTCGTCGAGTCTCAGCTACACGAAACGACGGCTCGCTCGACTCTCGGGCACGCAGTCGGCCGGGCCAACGCCGACCCGCTAG
- a CDS encoding histidine phosphatase family protein: MSRYVYLVRHGEQQDAEHGLPDGPLSGRGQRQARAIAERLSGVPFASVHTSPLQRAVETALSMTQLMPAIEPQPSALLMDCIPSGPTPDMPHAFEPFFGAITPEEIAAGEAQMADATSEWLSPSREDRHDLLITHNFVIAWFVREVFGAPAWRWMGVNQANCGLTIIRVRSAKPPVLVTHNDLGHLPVELRTGLPVEQPF, translated from the coding sequence GTGTCTCGGTATGTGTATCTGGTGCGTCATGGTGAGCAGCAAGATGCCGAGCACGGGCTTCCCGATGGGCCGCTCAGCGGCCGCGGTCAACGCCAGGCGCGCGCCATCGCCGAGCGCTTGAGCGGCGTGCCGTTCGCGAGCGTGCACACCTCGCCGCTGCAGCGCGCGGTCGAGACCGCGCTCTCGATGACCCAGCTCATGCCCGCGATCGAGCCGCAGCCGTCTGCCCTGCTCATGGATTGCATCCCCTCGGGCCCGACGCCCGACATGCCGCACGCGTTCGAGCCGTTCTTCGGAGCGATCACGCCTGAAGAGATCGCCGCGGGGGAGGCTCAGATGGCCGACGCCACCTCAGAGTGGCTGTCGCCGTCTCGCGAAGACCGGCACGATCTGCTGATCACCCACAACTTCGTCATCGCCTGGTTCGTGCGCGAGGTGTTCGGCGCCCCGGCGTGGCGGTGGATGGGTGTCAACCAGGCCAACTGTGGCCTGACCATCATTCGAGTGCGGTCGGCGAAGCCGCCGGTGCTCGTGACTCACAACGATCTGGGGCACCTGCCCGTCGAGCTGCGCACCGGGCTGCCGGTCGAGCAGCCGTTCTAG
- a CDS encoding TetR/AcrR family transcriptional regulator, producing the protein MTSLLQAETTRRMAPAKGRILAAATSLFAAEGIRSVGVDRLIQQSSVTKATFYKHFGSKDRLIHDYLQAASVASISELDDIIVSADSARAALYAIADAVRDALHNDKFRGSMFINAAAEFPDPRSAVRLVVADHHEAVSERFTQLLQRLEHPLAGEAADELMLAYVGAFSWGHVGDPIGASVALRRTIDRIVADASPAA; encoded by the coding sequence GTGACATCTCTACTGCAGGCCGAGACCACTCGGCGCATGGCTCCTGCCAAGGGTCGAATTCTGGCCGCAGCGACCTCGCTGTTCGCCGCCGAGGGCATCCGCTCGGTCGGCGTCGATCGGCTGATCCAGCAGTCGTCTGTCACCAAGGCGACGTTCTACAAGCACTTCGGTTCGAAAGACCGCCTCATCCATGACTACCTGCAGGCGGCGTCGGTGGCGAGCATCAGCGAACTCGACGACATCATCGTGAGCGCCGACTCGGCTCGAGCTGCGCTCTATGCGATCGCCGATGCCGTTCGCGACGCTCTGCACAACGACAAGTTTCGCGGGTCGATGTTCATCAACGCCGCTGCCGAGTTTCCTGACCCTCGAAGCGCTGTGCGACTCGTGGTCGCCGATCACCACGAGGCGGTCTCAGAACGCTTCACGCAACTGCTGCAGCGGCTCGAGCATCCACTCGCCGGTGAAGCGGCAGACGAGCTGATGCTCGCCTACGTCGGTGCCTTCTCGTGGGGCCACGTCGGCGACCCGATCGGAGCCTCGGTCGCACTGCGGCGCACCATCGACCGCATCGTCGCCGACGCGTCGCCCGCTGCCTGA
- a CDS encoding aldo/keto reductase, with translation MNAPAASPEPLDAPLGTGPNAVLRRVGPSDLSVFPIALSGTVFGWTADGPTTTAILDRFVELGGTFIDTADAYAGGRSEIMIGNWMRARGNRDSLTIATKVGKGPDHPGLSAPAIRAAVEASLRRLRVEQIDLLFLHVDDPDTPFDETLLAVDELIRAGHVRYFGGSDHTANRLFEARIASAQLGVAHMVAVQKHYNLMHREEYEKDLARIAAQLDLGVLPRFALAAGFLTGKYRTRGDLERHRRGHEVVPYLTRRGARVITALDRVADQAQSSVATIALAWLLSRPRVVAPVVSVSSADQLDQIMSAPRTPLSRQQLTELDRASA, from the coding sequence GTGAACGCCCCCGCTGCCAGCCCCGAGCCGCTCGACGCGCCGCTGGGTACCGGGCCGAATGCGGTGCTTCGGCGCGTGGGGCCGAGCGATCTGTCGGTGTTTCCGATCGCTCTCAGCGGCACCGTCTTTGGGTGGACGGCAGACGGCCCGACGACCACCGCGATTCTCGACCGGTTCGTCGAGCTCGGGGGCACGTTCATCGACACCGCAGACGCGTACGCGGGTGGGCGTAGCGAGATCATGATCGGCAATTGGATGCGCGCTCGGGGCAATCGCGACTCGCTCACGATCGCGACGAAGGTGGGCAAAGGGCCAGACCATCCTGGGCTCTCGGCCCCCGCGATTCGAGCCGCGGTCGAAGCATCACTGCGTCGGCTGCGCGTCGAGCAGATCGATCTGCTCTTTCTGCACGTCGATGACCCAGACACCCCTTTCGACGAGACCCTGCTGGCCGTCGATGAGCTGATCCGCGCGGGACACGTGCGCTACTTCGGCGGCAGCGATCACACCGCGAATCGCCTGTTCGAAGCGCGCATCGCGTCTGCTCAGTTGGGGGTCGCCCACATGGTGGCGGTGCAGAAGCACTACAACCTCATGCATCGCGAAGAATACGAGAAAGACCTCGCGCGCATCGCTGCTCAGCTCGATCTCGGGGTGCTGCCGAGGTTCGCCCTGGCGGCGGGCTTTCTGACGGGCAAGTACCGCACGCGAGGCGACCTCGAGCGTCACCGCCGGGGCCACGAGGTCGTGCCGTATCTGACGCGTCGAGGTGCGCGGGTGATCACGGCGCTCGACCGCGTCGCCGACCAGGCGCAGTCGTCGGTCGCCACGATCGCGCTGGCCTGGTTGCTGAGTCGGCCGCGCGTGGTGGCGCCGGTCGTCTCAGTGAGCTCAGCAGATCAGCTCGACCAGATCATGTCGGCGCCGCGCACCCCGCTGTCACGCCAGCAGCTCACCGAACTCGATCGCGCCAGCGCCTGA
- a CDS encoding bacteriorhodopsin: MDFQIVQAFFMLGFVAMAAGTLWFYLERNDLKPELRSVATYAAVITFIAAIMYYVMKDVVKFPGGEITAADVDATLPLRYIDWLLTTPLLLVEFALIVAIAGALKKGLLTKLIIADIVMIVTGYLGEIGVPGSIGNIVFFVISSAAWLYIVYVVYTLKLGADAPAHVQRAVSIMKWFVIAGWAIYPIGTATQEFLELSGSDAALAIGVAAIIYVIADVLNKVGFGLIAVRAAKQSSVDESAQIKRVQGV; encoded by the coding sequence GTGGACTTCCAGATTGTGCAAGCGTTCTTCATGCTCGGGTTCGTCGCCATGGCGGCCGGAACCCTGTGGTTCTATCTCGAGCGCAACGACCTCAAGCCAGAGCTGCGCTCGGTGGCGACGTATGCCGCGGTCATCACCTTCATCGCCGCGATCATGTACTACGTCATGAAAGACGTCGTCAAGTTTCCGGGCGGCGAGATCACGGCGGCCGACGTCGACGCGACCCTGCCGCTGCGGTACATCGACTGGCTGCTCACCACGCCGCTGCTGCTCGTCGAGTTCGCGCTCATCGTGGCCATCGCCGGCGCGCTCAAGAAAGGGCTGCTGACGAAGCTCATCATCGCCGACATCGTCATGATCGTCACCGGCTACCTCGGTGAGATCGGTGTTCCGGGATCGATCGGCAACATCGTCTTCTTCGTGATCTCGTCGGCAGCGTGGCTCTACATCGTCTACGTCGTCTACACGCTCAAGCTCGGCGCTGACGCGCCCGCCCACGTGCAGCGCGCGGTGTCGATCATGAAGTGGTTCGTCATCGCCGGCTGGGCCATCTACCCGATCGGAACCGCCACGCAAGAGTTTCTCGAGCTGAGCGGCAGCGACGCTGCGCTCGCGATCGGCGTCGCCGCGATCATCTACGTGATCGCCGATGTGCTCAACAAGGTGGGCTTCGGTCTCATCGCGGTGCGTGCTGCGAAGCAGAGCAGCGTCGACGAGTCGGCGCAGATCAAGCGCGTGCAGGGGGTCTGA
- a CDS encoding TetR/AcrR family transcriptional regulator, giving the protein MRSPSPDLTTRARIRDAALELFGAQGFSATTVRAIADRADVSAALVIHHFGSKEELRAACDAVIVDEIMGRKSATLADMGSQADLSATMRGWLADMDTFRPSFDYLARMIIDGGEAGQALFDALVDRTEAMIAEGVAAGAMNTPSDLRTTAVVVASYGVMPLLLERHIGRVMGGDGLTLDIVRRLTVPMLEIYTHGLYADDTALAAATAALEGVLDTSRGPHSDKGAGDPNQDPDPPE; this is encoded by the coding sequence ATGCGTTCACCCTCGCCCGATCTGACGACGCGCGCCCGCATTCGGGATGCTGCGCTCGAGCTGTTCGGCGCGCAGGGCTTCAGCGCCACCACCGTGAGAGCCATCGCCGATCGCGCCGACGTGAGCGCCGCCCTCGTCATTCACCACTTCGGCAGCAAAGAAGAACTGCGTGCGGCGTGCGACGCCGTCATCGTCGACGAGATCATGGGGCGCAAGTCGGCGACGCTCGCCGACATGGGCTCGCAGGCCGACCTCTCGGCCACCATGCGGGGGTGGCTCGCCGACATGGACACCTTTCGCCCCAGCTTCGACTACCTCGCCCGCATGATCATCGACGGGGGCGAAGCGGGGCAGGCCCTATTCGACGCGCTCGTCGACCGCACCGAAGCCATGATCGCCGAGGGCGTCGCCGCCGGCGCCATGAACACACCCAGCGATCTGCGCACCACCGCTGTCGTCGTCGCCAGCTACGGCGTAATGCCGCTGCTGCTCGAACGCCACATAGGGCGGGTGATGGGCGGCGACGGCCTCACGCTCGACATCGTGCGCCGCCTCACCGTTCCGATGCTCGAGATCTACACTCACGGGCTCTACGCCGACGACACCGCGCTCGCAGCAGCGACCGCTGCCCTCGAGGGTGTGCTCGACACCAGCCGGGGCCCGCACTCTGACAAGGGCGCTGGCGACCCGAACCAAGACCCCGACCCGCCCGAGTAG
- a CDS encoding ABC transporter ATP-binding protein: MTPVIETRALTKRYGRRTALHGIDLAIEPGRVFGVIGPNGAGKTTTMRVLLDIIRATSGDVRVLGHDPRTAGPALRRRIGYLPGELSMEGRVTARSLLTHYAHLNGSSDTARITALADRLGLELGRPVRSLSKGNKQKVGLVQAFAHSPELLVLDEPTSGLDPLVQQEFLSMVREARDAGQTVFLSSHVISEIEQVADDVAILRDGRIVDVSTVAQLRATAQRDVRVTVQASTGASLAERLAALESVTDITVSSDADRDIVSARLSGGIPAFVSSLATSDLLDLVVQEPDLERTVLHYYGSQTANGEVTA, from the coding sequence ATGACCCCCGTCATCGAAACACGGGCGCTCACGAAGCGCTACGGGCGCCGTACGGCCCTGCACGGCATCGATCTCGCGATCGAGCCGGGCCGCGTCTTCGGCGTCATCGGCCCCAACGGGGCCGGCAAGACCACGACCATGCGCGTGCTGCTCGACATCATCAGGGCCACGAGCGGCGACGTTCGGGTGCTCGGCCACGACCCGCGCACTGCGGGCCCCGCCCTGCGGCGCAGAATCGGCTACCTGCCTGGCGAGCTCTCGATGGAGGGCCGAGTGACAGCACGCTCTCTGCTGACGCACTACGCCCACCTCAACGGCTCGAGCGACACCGCGCGCATCACTGCGCTCGCAGACCGCCTCGGCCTCGAGCTCGGTCGCCCAGTGCGCTCGCTCAGCAAGGGCAACAAGCAGAAGGTCGGGCTCGTGCAGGCATTCGCCCACTCCCCCGAGCTGCTCGTGCTCGATGAGCCGACGAGCGGACTCGACCCCCTCGTGCAGCAGGAGTTCTTGAGCATGGTGCGCGAGGCTCGAGATGCCGGCCAGACGGTGTTCTTGAGCTCGCACGTGATCAGTGAGATCGAGCAGGTGGCCGACGATGTGGCCATCTTGCGTGATGGCCGCATCGTCGACGTCAGCACCGTCGCGCAGCTGCGCGCGACGGCGCAGCGAGACGTGCGCGTGACCGTGCAAGCATCGACCGGTGCCTCGCTTGCTGAGAGACTCGCCGCCCTCGAGTCGGTGACCGACATCACGGTGTCGAGCGACGCAGACCGCGACATTGTGTCTGCTCGGCTCAGCGGCGGTATCCCCGCCTTCGTGTCGTCGCTCGCGACGTCAGACCTGCTCGACCTCGTCGTGCAAGAACCCGACCTCGAACGCACCGTGCTGCACTACTACGGCTCGCAGACGGCGAACGGCGAGGTGACGGCATGA
- a CDS encoding ABC transporter permease subunit, which yields MSALPLFRRALADSWRGLIGWGLGVTAVVAMYLPLYPSIGGNPQFISIIESMPPELIAALNFDQITSGAGYTLGTVYGLLGFVLLTIAAAGWGANAIAGDEERGTLELTLAHGVSRPQVVLERLAAIVVKIVALVLWVTLLVAALNEPSELSISGEGIIGGGLALLGTGLVTATLALLAGAITGRRSIAVGVGAGSAVLGYAFNALGNQSIDLEWLHAVSPYYWAFGTNPLEGDMAASVWLLYAVALVASAISVLAFQRRDVGV from the coding sequence ATGAGCGCGCTCCCCCTGTTTCGTCGTGCACTCGCCGACTCGTGGCGCGGGCTCATCGGCTGGGGTCTCGGCGTCACCGCGGTCGTCGCGATGTACCTGCCCCTCTACCCCTCGATCGGCGGAAACCCGCAGTTCATCTCGATCATCGAGAGCATGCCGCCCGAGCTGATCGCCGCTCTCAACTTCGATCAGATCACGTCGGGCGCGGGCTACACGCTCGGCACGGTGTATGGCCTCTTGGGCTTCGTGCTGCTCACGATCGCTGCGGCGGGATGGGGTGCGAACGCGATCGCCGGTGACGAAGAGCGGGGCACCCTCGAGCTGACGCTCGCGCACGGCGTCAGCCGGCCTCAGGTCGTGCTCGAACGCCTCGCGGCGATCGTGGTGAAGATCGTCGCTCTGGTGCTCTGGGTGACACTGCTCGTCGCCGCCCTCAACGAGCCGAGCGAGCTGAGCATCAGCGGCGAGGGAATCATCGGCGGCGGACTCGCCCTGCTCGGAACAGGGCTCGTCACAGCAACGCTCGCGCTGCTCGCGGGAGCCATCACGGGTCGACGATCGATCGCGGTCGGCGTCGGCGCCGGCAGCGCCGTGCTGGGCTACGCCTTCAACGCTCTCGGCAACCAGAGCATCGACCTCGAGTGGCTGCACGCCGTCTCGCCGTACTACTGGGCGTTCGGCACCAACCCCCTCGAGGGAGACATGGCGGCCAGTGTCTGGCTGCTCTACGCAGTCGCTCTCGTCGCGAGCGCGATATCAGTGCTCGCCTTCCAGCGCCGCGACGTCGGCGTCTGA
- a CDS encoding polyribonucleotide nucleotidyltransferase, protein MEGPEIKFAETILDNGKYGKRTVRFETGRLAQQAQGAVAAYLDDETMLLSATSAGKHPREGFDFFPLTVDVEERAYAAGKIPGSFFRREGRPSTEAILVCRLIDRPLRPTFIEGLRNEVQIVITVLSIAPDEFYDALAINAASASTQISGLPFSGPIASVRLALMPDNNGGGQWVAFPKHSQLAEAVFDIIVAGRVVTNSDGSEDVAITMVEAEATEGSWNLIQGGAVKPSEEIVAQGLEASKPFIMQLAKAQSELAAQSAKEIQDYPVFLSYSAELYSAVEESAQAELAGVYQIADKVERQTADDALKARTKQAIEAKIADGSLPEESLKDFGAAYKSVSKKIMRARVLTEGVRIDGRGLADIRALDAEVQVIPRVHGSAIFQRGETQILGVTTLNMLKLEQQIDSLNPVTSKRYMHHYNFPPYSTGETGRVGSPKRREIGHGFLAERALVPVLPSREEFPYAIRQVSEALSSNGSTSMGSVCASTLSMLNAGVPLKAPVAGIAMGLISDVVDGETRYAALTDILGAEDALGDMDFKVAGTSEFVTAIQLDTKLDGIPSSVLQQALGQAKDARMAILAVMNQAIDAPDEMAPTAPRVISVQIPVDKIGELIGPKGKTINSIQDETGAQISIEEDGTVYIGAVDGASAEAARLQVNAIANPINPEVGEQYLGTVVKIAAFGAFVSLMPGKDGLLHISEVRKLAGGKRVENVEDVLAVGQKILVEITKTDDRGKLSLAPVLAEGEGGDAPAEGEDG, encoded by the coding sequence GTGGAAGGTCCTGAAATCAAGTTCGCCGAGACGATTCTCGACAACGGCAAGTACGGCAAGCGCACTGTTCGATTCGAAACGGGCCGCCTCGCGCAGCAGGCCCAGGGCGCCGTCGCCGCCTACCTCGACGACGAGACCATGCTGCTGAGCGCGACGAGCGCCGGCAAGCACCCCCGTGAGGGCTTCGACTTCTTCCCGCTGACGGTCGACGTCGAAGAGCGCGCATACGCCGCCGGAAAGATTCCCGGCTCGTTCTTCCGTCGCGAAGGTCGTCCGTCGACCGAAGCGATCCTCGTGTGCCGCCTCATCGACCGCCCCCTGCGCCCGACCTTCATCGAGGGGCTGCGCAACGAGGTGCAGATCGTCATCACGGTGCTCAGCATCGCTCCCGACGAGTTCTACGACGCCCTCGCGATCAACGCGGCGAGTGCCTCGACGCAGATCTCGGGGCTGCCGTTCAGCGGCCCGATCGCCTCGGTGCGACTGGCGCTCATGCCCGACAACAACGGCGGAGGCCAGTGGGTCGCCTTCCCCAAGCACAGCCAGCTCGCTGAAGCAGTCTTCGACATCATCGTCGCCGGTCGAGTCGTCACCAACTCCGACGGCTCTGAAGACGTCGCGATCACCATGGTCGAGGCCGAAGCCACCGAGGGCAGCTGGAACTTGATCCAGGGCGGCGCCGTCAAGCCCAGCGAAGAGATCGTGGCCCAGGGCCTCGAAGCCTCGAAGCCGTTCATCATGCAGCTCGCGAAGGCCCAGTCAGAGCTGGCCGCGCAGTCGGCGAAAGAGATCCAGGACTACCCCGTGTTTCTCTCGTACAGCGCCGAGCTCTACAGCGCCGTCGAAGAGTCGGCTCAGGCCGAGCTCGCGGGTGTCTACCAGATCGCCGACAAGGTCGAGCGCCAGACGGCAGACGACGCACTGAAGGCCCGCACCAAGCAGGCCATCGAAGCGAAGATCGCCGACGGCTCGCTGCCCGAAGAGTCGCTGAAAGACTTCGGGGCCGCCTACAAGTCGGTATCGAAGAAGATCATGCGCGCGCGCGTGCTCACCGAGGGCGTGCGCATCGACGGCCGCGGGCTGGCCGATATCCGTGCGCTCGACGCAGAGGTGCAGGTCATCCCGCGCGTGCACGGTTCGGCGATCTTCCAGCGCGGTGAGACTCAGATTCTCGGAGTCACCACGCTGAACATGCTCAAGCTCGAGCAGCAGATCGACTCGCTCAACCCGGTCACGAGCAAGCGCTACATGCACCACTACAACTTTCCGCCCTACTCGACCGGTGAGACCGGCCGCGTGGGCAGCCCCAAGCGCCGCGAGATCGGGCACGGCTTCCTCGCCGAGCGCGCTCTGGTGCCGGTGCTGCCGAGCCGCGAAGAGTTTCCGTACGCGATCCGTCAGGTGAGCGAGGCGCTGAGCTCGAACGGCTCGACGTCGATGGGCTCGGTCTGCGCGTCGACGCTCTCGATGCTCAACGCGGGTGTGCCGTTGAAGGCGCCCGTCGCGGGCATCGCCATGGGCCTCATCAGCGACGTCGTGGATGGTGAGACCCGCTACGCAGCTCTCACAGACATCCTCGGTGCCGAAGATGCGCTCGGCGACATGGACTTCAAGGTCGCCGGCACGAGCGAGTTCGTCACGGCCATCCAGCTCGACACCAAGCTCGATGGCATCCCGTCGTCGGTGCTGCAGCAGGCGCTGGGCCAGGCGAAAGACGCCCGCATGGCGATTCTCGCCGTCATGAACCAGGCGATCGACGCGCCCGACGAGATGGCCCCGACGGCCCCTCGCGTCATCAGCGTGCAGATTCCGGTGGACAAGATCGGCGAGCTGATCGGCCCCAAGGGCAAGACCATCAACTCGATCCAGGACGAGACCGGCGCGCAGATCTCGATCGAGGAAGACGGCACCGTCTACATCGGTGCTGTCGACGGTGCGTCGGCCGAGGCGGCTCGCCTGCAGGTCAACGCGATCGCGAACCCGATCAACCCCGAGGTCGGCGAGCAGTACCTGGGCACGGTCGTGAAGATCGCAGCCTTCGGTGCCTTCGTCTCGCTCATGCCCGGCAAAGACGGCCTGCTGCACATCAGCGAGGTGCGCAAGCTCGCGGGTGGCAAGCGCGTCGAGAACGTCGAAGACGTGCTCGCCGTCGGCCAGAAGATCCTCGTCGAGATCACCAAGACCGACGACCGAGGCAAGCTCTCGCTCGCCCCGGTGCTGGCTGAGGGCGAGGGCGGCGACGCCCCCGCCGAGGGTGAAGACGGCTAA